In Xiphophorus hellerii strain 12219 chromosome 13, Xiphophorus_hellerii-4.1, whole genome shotgun sequence, the following proteins share a genomic window:
- the pef1 gene encoding peflin isoform X1, which translates to MSFHYGQGYPRGGHPAQGNPYGGGQEGYRGPPGGGTGPTGGPYGGYGAPGYGGQYGHGPGGVPGGYGGQPYGGQAYGGQAYGGQPYGGPNRYNTPAGNIPPGVNPEAYQWFYSVDADQSGFINSKELKQALVNSNWSNFNDETCLMMINMFDKTRSGRVDLFGFSALWDYIQQWRALFQQYDRDRSGSISGTELHQVLTQMGYKLSPQFSEMLVQRYGGRGGPQGIQLDRFIQACTQLQSMTQVFRERDTGMTGNVRLSYEDFLAGAVTRLM; encoded by the exons ATGAGTTTTCACTACGGACAG GGGTATCCAAGAGGAGGCCACCCAGCTCAAGGTAACCCATATGGTGGAGGCCAAGAGGGCTACAGGGGTCCCCCTGGAGGTGGAACAGGCCCCACTGGGGGCCCATATGGGGGTTATGGAGCTCCAGGTTATGGTGGGCAATATGGGCATGGACCTGGTGGCGTGCCTGGGGGTTACGGAGGACAACCTTATGGAGGACAGGCTTATGGAGGACAGGCTTATGGAGGACAGCCGTATGGAGGACCTAACCGATACAACACCCCTGCAG GTAACATCCCTCCTGGTGTTAACCCGGAGGCGTACCAGTGGTTCTACAGCGTCGACGCCGACCAGAGCGGCTTCATCAACTCGAAGGAGCTGAAACAGGCCTTGGTCAACTCCAACTGGTCCAACTTCAACGACGAGACCTGTCTCATGATGATCA ATATGTTTGACAAGACGCGGTCGGGCCGGGTAGACTTGTTTGGTTTCTCAGCGCTGTGGGATTACATACAGCAGTGGAGGGCTTTGTTTCAGCAGTATGACAGGGACCGCTCGGGATCCATCAGCGGCACAGAGCTGCACCAAG ttttaactcAGATGGGCTACAAGCTCAGCCCCCAGTTTTCCGAGATGCTGGTGCAGCGCTACGGCGGGAGGGGCGGCCCCCAGGGCATCCAGCTGGACCGCTTCATCCAGGCGTGCACGCAGCTCCAGAGCATGACGCAGGTGTTCAGGGAGCGAGACACCGGCATGACGGGCAACGTCCGCCTCAGCTACGAGGACTTTCTCGCCGGTGCCGTCACGAGGCTGATGTGA
- the smim12 gene encoding small integral membrane protein 12, with protein MWPIVWTAMRTYAPYVTFPVAFVVGAVGYHLEWFIRGTPKPREEEKSILELREERKLQEQVGTDGTQVLSLKEKLEFTPKAALNRNRSEKS; from the coding sequence ATGTGGCCCATAGTGTGGACTGCGATGCGGACCTACGCGCCGTACGTCACCTTCCCTGTCGCTTTCGTGGTCGGCGCTGTGGGCTACCACCTGGAGTGGTTCATCAGAGGCACTCCAAAACCTCGGGAGGAAGAGAAGAGCATCTTGGAACTGAGGGAGGAAAGAAAGCTGCAGGAACAGGTGGGAACAGACGGCACTCAGGTGCTTAGCCTTAAAGAGAAACTGGAGTTCACGCCTAAAGCTGCTCTCAACAGGAACAGATCTGAGAAGAGCTAA